In one window of Clavelina lepadiformis chromosome 4, kaClaLepa1.1, whole genome shotgun sequence DNA:
- the LOC143452497 gene encoding uncharacterized protein LOC143452497 isoform X1: MGSKLSSLSCTSCGPQSHYSGRRNVRRRSRRRSSSRYRYQESFYDTILPAEVFMTRINTVPTQVLASNKHSPKRKTVCVKIECNSSKDGKQDSENCHAPRGGKGVRKVFQGDCNPATMPHDEQSKKMGNSIEILDCPDMSTISISGGSSHVISIFAASGNATPIDKRIDDVVFESQPYNGDVTATTLNVPPNSLNSQFISGITPLESIAEDGDHDISSDSVFVHDPHSDYYYYPGDSRFRHRQAYSEYNNSLLQVPNYHVIERTTQTNASSLQVEGSNGPGFDSDFGASAGVEMRIVSSDYSSINATFRKLKWSAIKRWIPPKNEKGGKIVRKCLLNGDTTALIRRPSVRSLSQPFVLAPVALSSRQARLASKRRHATVAGPECPSLHVTMEWDPYDMNYGATHWMEYIIPGITYPSHPLLCNEQYWV; this comes from the exons atgggttcgaagttaagttctttatcTTGCACTTCTTGTGGGCCACAGAGTCACTACAGTGGTCGAAGAAATGTGAGACGTCGAAGCCGACGCAGATCTAGCAGCCGATACAGATACCAAGAATCATTTTACGACACAATACTGCCTGCTGAAGTGTTCATGACTCGTATTAACACCGTTCCTACTCAAGTACTTGCAAGCAACAAACATAGCCCAAAACGTAAAACCGTTTGTGTTAAAATTG AATGCAATTCCTCGAAAGACGGTAAGCAAGATTCAGAAAATTGTCATGCGCCAAGAGGTGGAAAGGGTGTGCGTAAAGTGTTTCAAGGTGACTGTAATCCTGCAACAATGCCACATGATGAACAATCAAAA AAGATGGGAAATAGCATTGAAATTCTTGATTGCCCCGATATGTCAACCATCTCGATAAGTGGTGGATCTAGCCACGTGATATCAATATTCGCCGCTTCAGGCAATGCTACACCCATCGATAAACGCATTGATGATGTTGTTTTTGAATCGCAACCATACAATGGAGACGTTACAGCAACCACCTTGAACGTGCCTCCTAACTCTCTAAACAGTCAATTTATTTCAG GAATAACTCCATTGGAAAGCATTGCAGAGGACGGCGATCATGATATCAGCAGCGATTCAGTTTTTGTTCACGATCCACActctgattattattattacccTGGTGACAGTCGCTTTCGCCATCGTCAAGCATATTCTGAGTACAACAATAGCTTGCTGCAAGTGCCGAATTACCACGTAATTGAAAGAACTACACAAACAAA TGCATCATCTTTACAAGTTGAAGGCAGCAACGGACCTGGTTTTGACAGCGATTTTGGAGCAAGCGCTGGAGTTGAAATGAGAATTGTGTCTTCCGATTATTCGAGCATAAACGCGACATTTCGAAAATTAAAGTGGAGCGCAATAAAACGTTGGATTCCccctaaaaatgaaaaaggtGGAAAAATTGTTCGCAAGTGTTTGCTGAATGGTGACACCACCGCATTAATACGAAGGCCATCGGTCAG ATCACTATCTCAACCCTTTGTTTTGGCTCCGGTTGCTTTGTCTTCAAGACAAGCACGTTTGGCCTCTAAACGTCGCCATGCAACTGTTGCTGGGCCGGAGTGTCCATCTTTGCACGTAACAATGGAGTGGGATCCGTATGATATGAACTACGGGGCGACACATTGGATGGAGTACATAATACCGGGCATCACTTACCCATCCCATCCACTTTTGTGCAATGAACAGTACTGGGTTTGA
- the LOC143452497 gene encoding uncharacterized protein LOC143452497 isoform X2 translates to MGSKLSSLSCTSCGPQSHYSGRRNVRRRSRRRSSSRYRYQESFYDTILPAEVFMTRINTVPTQVLASNKHSPKQCNSSKDGKQDSENCHAPRGGKGVRKVFQGDCNPATMPHDEQSKKMGNSIEILDCPDMSTISISGGSSHVISIFAASGNATPIDKRIDDVVFESQPYNGDVTATTLNVPPNSLNSQFISGITPLESIAEDGDHDISSDSVFVHDPHSDYYYYPGDSRFRHRQAYSEYNNSLLQVPNYHVIERTTQTNASSLQVEGSNGPGFDSDFGASAGVEMRIVSSDYSSINATFRKLKWSAIKRWIPPKNEKGGKIVRKCLLNGDTTALIRRPSVRSLSQPFVLAPVALSSRQARLASKRRHATVAGPECPSLHVTMEWDPYDMNYGATHWMEYIIPGITYPSHPLLCNEQYWV, encoded by the exons atgggttcgaagttaagttctttatcTTGCACTTCTTGTGGGCCACAGAGTCACTACAGTGGTCGAAGAAATGTGAGACGTCGAAGCCGACGCAGATCTAGCAGCCGATACAGATACCAAGAATCATTTTACGACACAATACTGCCTGCTGAAGTGTTCATGACTCGTATTAACACCGTTCCTACTCAAGTACTTGCAAGCAACAAACATAGCCCAAAAC AATGCAATTCCTCGAAAGACGGTAAGCAAGATTCAGAAAATTGTCATGCGCCAAGAGGTGGAAAGGGTGTGCGTAAAGTGTTTCAAGGTGACTGTAATCCTGCAACAATGCCACATGATGAACAATCAAAA AAGATGGGAAATAGCATTGAAATTCTTGATTGCCCCGATATGTCAACCATCTCGATAAGTGGTGGATCTAGCCACGTGATATCAATATTCGCCGCTTCAGGCAATGCTACACCCATCGATAAACGCATTGATGATGTTGTTTTTGAATCGCAACCATACAATGGAGACGTTACAGCAACCACCTTGAACGTGCCTCCTAACTCTCTAAACAGTCAATTTATTTCAG GAATAACTCCATTGGAAAGCATTGCAGAGGACGGCGATCATGATATCAGCAGCGATTCAGTTTTTGTTCACGATCCACActctgattattattattacccTGGTGACAGTCGCTTTCGCCATCGTCAAGCATATTCTGAGTACAACAATAGCTTGCTGCAAGTGCCGAATTACCACGTAATTGAAAGAACTACACAAACAAA TGCATCATCTTTACAAGTTGAAGGCAGCAACGGACCTGGTTTTGACAGCGATTTTGGAGCAAGCGCTGGAGTTGAAATGAGAATTGTGTCTTCCGATTATTCGAGCATAAACGCGACATTTCGAAAATTAAAGTGGAGCGCAATAAAACGTTGGATTCCccctaaaaatgaaaaaggtGGAAAAATTGTTCGCAAGTGTTTGCTGAATGGTGACACCACCGCATTAATACGAAGGCCATCGGTCAG ATCACTATCTCAACCCTTTGTTTTGGCTCCGGTTGCTTTGTCTTCAAGACAAGCACGTTTGGCCTCTAAACGTCGCCATGCAACTGTTGCTGGGCCGGAGTGTCCATCTTTGCACGTAACAATGGAGTGGGATCCGTATGATATGAACTACGGGGCGACACATTGGATGGAGTACATAATACCGGGCATCACTTACCCATCCCATCCACTTTTGTGCAATGAACAGTACTGGGTTTGA